A window of Ranitomeya variabilis isolate aRanVar5 chromosome 2, aRanVar5.hap1, whole genome shotgun sequence contains these coding sequences:
- the LOC143807233 gene encoding polycystin-1-like protein 2, protein MMYGFLYGKDSSVRWIVSMTLSLFQSIFILQPLKVVGFAVFFALILKKVDEDEEELLDTELGIADEYLTCDETAL, encoded by the exons ATGATGTATGGGTTCCTGTACGGAAAGGATAGTTCTGTCCGATGGATCGTTTCCATGACTTTATCTCTTTTCCAAAGCATCTTTATCCTGCAGCCTCTTAAG GTTGTGGGATTTGCAGTTTTCTTTGCTTTGATCTTAAAGAAGGtagatgaagatgaagaggaacTTCTGGATACAGAACTAGGGATAGCAG ATGAATATCTGACATGTGATGAGACGGCACTGTGA